One segment of Aythya fuligula isolate bAytFul2 chromosome 30, bAytFul2.pri, whole genome shotgun sequence DNA contains the following:
- the DNMT1 gene encoding DNA (cytosine-5)-methyltransferase 1 isoform X2, which translates to MAGPGCRLQALERDEESLSEKESVQEKLSLIQGFLQADVQDQLSELEAKLRCEELSEERYLAKVKALLHQELSAENGDAAPLLRASNGCSKNGAYGSDEDSERAGPDGEEDSAMEMEEAAASSSSSTPVPRARKARRSRSNGESKRSPASSRVTRSSGRQPSILSMFSKGSNKRKSEEVNGEVKQEVSAEKEDEEELEEKEQDEKRIKIETKEGSEIKDEITQVKTTTPAKTTPPKCVDCRQYLDDPDLKFFQGDPDDALEEPEMLTDERLSLFDANEDGFESYEDLPQHKVTSFSVYDKRGHLCPFDTGLIERNIELYFSGAVKPIYDDNPCLDGGVRAKKLGPINAWWITGFDGGEKALIGFTTAFADYILMEPSEEYAPIFALMQEKIYMSKIVVEFLQNNRDVSYEDLLNKIETTVPPAGLNFNRFTEDSLLRHAQFVVEQVESYDEAGDSDEPPVLITPCMRDLIKLAGVTLGKRRAVRRQAIRHPTKIDKDKGPTKATTTKLVYLIFDTFFSEQIEKDEKEDDKENAMKRRRCGVCEVCQQPECGKCKACQNMVKFGGSGRSKQACLQRRCPNLAVREADEDEEVDDNIPEMPSPKKMLQGRKKKQNKSRISWVGEPVKSDGKKDYYQRVCIDSETLEVGDCVSVSPDDPTKPLYLARVTAMWEDSSGQMFHAHWFCPGSDTVLGATSDPLELFLVDECEDMQLSYIHGKVNVIYKAPSENWSMEGGLDMEIKMVEDDGRTYFYQMWYDQEYARFESPPKTEPTEDNKYKFCMSCTRLDEVRHKEIPKVAEPLEEGDGKMFYALATKNGVQYRVGDGVYLLPDAFSFSMKPASPAKRPKKEAVDEELHPEHYRKYSEYIKGSNLDAPDPYRVGRIKEIFCNIRSNGKPNEADIKLRIFKFYRPENTHKSMKASYHADINLLYWSDEETTVDFRAVQGRCTVVYGEDLTESIQDYSAGGLDRFYFLEAYNAKTKSFEDPPNHARSSGNKGKGKGKGKGKGKGKSSVTCEQSEQEPAELKLPKLRTLDVFSGCGGLSEGFHQAGVSETLWAIEMWEPAAQAFRLNNPGTTVFTEDCNVLLKLVMSGEKTNSLGQKLPQKGDVEMLCGGPPCQGFSGMNRFNSRTYSKFKNSLVVSFLSYCDYYRPRFFLLENVRNFVSFKRSMVLKLTLRCLVRMGYQCTFGVLQAGQYGVAQTRRRAIVLAAAPGEKLPMFPEPLHVFAPRACQLSVVVDDKKFVSNITRTYSGPFRTITVRDTMSDLPEIRNGASALEISYNGEPQSWFQRQIRGSQYQPILRDHICKDMSALVAARMRHIPLAPGSDWRDLPNIEVRLSDGTTTRKLRYTHHEKKNGRSSSGALRGVCSCAEGKPCDPADRQFNTLIPWCLPHTGNRHNHWAGLYGRLEWDGFFSTTVTNPEPMGKQGRVLHPEQHRVVSVRECARSQGFPDTYRLFGNILDKHRQVGNAVPPPLAKAIGLEIKSCVLAKLREDTAAPSAPEKMETVEPAD; encoded by the exons ATGGCCGGCCCCGGCTGCCG GCTGCAAGCTTTGGAGCGGGATGAAGAGAGCCTGAGCGAGAAG GAGAGCGTGCAGGAGAAGCTCAGCCTCATCCAGGGCTTCTTGCAGGCGGATGTGCAGGACCAGCTGAGCGAGCTCGAAGCCAAACTGCGCTGCGAGGAGCTGTCGGAG GAGAGGTACCTGGCCAAGGTGAAAGCCCTGCTCCACCAAGAGCTCTCGGCGGAGAATGGGGACGCGGCGCCGCTGCTGCGGGCGTCCAACGGGTGCTCCAAGAACGGCGCCTACGGCAGCGACGAGGACTCGGAGCGGGCAGGGCCCGACGGGGAAGAGGACAGTGCGATGGAGATGGAGGAAGCGGCcgcctcttcctcttcctcaacCCCCGTGCCGCGGGCCCGCAAGGCCAGGAGGAGCAGATCCAACGGGGAGAGCAAAA GGTCTCCTGCCAGCTCCCGGGTCACCCGCAGCTCCGGCCGGCAGCCGAGCATCCTGAGCATGTTTTCCAAAGG GTCCAACAAACGGAAATCGGAGGAGGTGAACGGGGAGGTGAAGCAGGAGGTGAGCGCGGAgaaggaggatgaggaggagctggaggagaag GAACAAGACGAGAAGAGGATTAAAATCGAAACCAAAGAAGG GTCTGAGATAAAAGATGAAATTACTCAGGTTAAAACTACAACACCTGCTAAA ACCACCCCTCCCAAGTGTGTCGACTGCAGACAGTACCTCGATGACCCTGACCTCAAATTCTTCCAAGGGGATCCCGACGATGCC CTGGAGGAGCCCGAAATGCTGACGGATGAGCGCTTGTCCCTCTTCGACGCGAACGAAGACGGCTTTGAAAGCTACGAGGACCTTCCCCAGCACAAAGTCACCTCTTTTAG CGTCTACGACAAGCGAGGTCACCTGTGCCCCTTTGACACCGGCCTGATCGAGAGGAACATCGAGCTGTATTTCAGCGGAGCTGTGAAGCCCATTTACGACGACAACCCTTGCCTGGACG GAGGGGTGAGAGCCAAGAAGCTGGGGCCCATAAATGCCTGGTGGATCACGGGCTTCGACGGCGGGGAGAAAGCCCTGATCGGCTTCACCACAG CCTTCGCCGACTACATCCTGATGGAGCCCAGCGAGGAGTACGCGCCCATCTTCGCCCTGATGCAGGAGAAGATCTACATGAGCAAGATCGTGGTGGAGTTCCTGCAGAACAACCGCGACGTCAGCTACGAGGATCTGCTCAACAAGATCGAG ACCACCGTGCCTCCCGCGGGGCTGAACTTCAACCGCTTCACAGAGGACTCGCTCCTGCGGCACGCTCAGTTcgtggtggagcaggtggaaaGCTACGACGAAGCCGGGGACAGCGACGAGCCCCCCGTCCTCATCACGCCCTGCATGAGAGACCTGATCAAGCTGGCTGGGGTCACCCTGGGGAAGAG GCGAGCCGTCCGGCGGCAGGCCATCCGGCACCCCACCAAAATAGACAAGGACAAGGGCCCCACCAAGGCCACCACCACCAAGCTGGTGTACCTCATCTTCGACACCTTCTTCTCGGAGCAGATCGAGAAGGACGAGAAGGAGGACGACAAGGAGAACGCCATGAAGCGCCGGCGCTGCGGCGTCTGCGAG GTGTGCCAGCAGCCCGAGTGTGGCAAGTGCAAGGCTTGCCAGAACATGGTGAAGTTTGGGGGCAGCGGACGGAGCAAGCAGGCCTGTTTGCAGAGGAG GTGCCCCAACCTGGCTGTCCGGGAAGCTGACGAGGATGAAGAAGTGGACGATAACATCCCCGAAATGCCGTCGCCCAAAAagatgctgcagggcaggaagaagaagcagaacAAGAGCCGCATCTCCTGGGTGGGCGAGCCGGTCAAG AGCGATGGGAAGAAGGACTACTACCAGAGGGTGTGCATCGACTCGGAGACCCTGGAGGTGGGAGACTGCGTCTCCGTCAGCCCCGACGATCCCACCAAGCCCCTCTACCTCGCCAG GGTGACGGCCATGTGGGAGGACAGCAGCGGGCAGATGTTCCACGCGCACTGGTTCTGCCCGGGCTCGGACACCGTCCTGGGGGCCACCTCCGACCCCTTGGAGCTCTTCCTGGTGGACGAATGCGAGGACATGCAGCTGTCCTACATCCACGGCAAAGTCAACGTCATCTACAAGGCGCCCTCGGAGAACTGGTCCATGGAG GGCGGGCTGGACATGGAGATCAAGATGGTGGAGGACGACGGGAGGACGTACTTCTACCAGATGTGGTACGACCAGGAGTACGCCCGCTTCGAGTCGCCGCCCAAGACCGAGCCCACGGAAGACAACAAGTACAA GTTCTGCATGAGCTGCACGCGTCTGGACGAGGTGAGGCACAAGGAGATACCCAAAGTGGCCGAGCCCCTGGAGGAAGGGGATGGGAAGATGTTCTACGCCCTGGCCACCAAGAACGGAGTGCAGTACAGGGTGGGAGACGGCGTCTACCTGCTGCCCGATGCCTTTTCCTTCAG CATGAAACCCGCCAGCCCGGCCAAGCGCCCCAAGAAGGAGGCGGTGGACGAGGAGCTGCACCCGGAGCACTACCGCAAGTACTCGGAGTACATCAAGGGCAGCAACCTGGATGCCCCCGACCCTTACCGCGTGGGCCGCATCAAGGAGATCTTCTGCAACATCCGCAGCAACGGCAAGCCCAACGAGGCTGACATCAAGCTGCGCATCTTCAAGTTTTACag ACCCGAGAACACGCACAAGTCCATGAAAGCCAGCTACCACGCAGACATCAACCTCCTGTACTGGAGCGACGAGGAGACGACCGTCGATTTCCGTGCTGTGCAGGGCCGCTGCACGGTGGTGTACGGCGAGGACCTGACCGAGAGCATCCAGGACTATTCCGCGGGCGGCCTCGACCGCTTCTACTTCTTAGAG gcTTACAACGCAAAAACCAAGAGCTTCGAAGATCCTCCCAACCACGCGCGGAGCTCCGGGAataaagggaaggggaaaggcaaAGGGAAAG GCAAAGGCAAAGGGAAGTCGTCCGTCACCTGCGAGCAGAGCGAGCAGGAGCCTGCTGAGCTGAAGCTGCCCAAACTGCGGACCTTGGACGTGTTCTCTGGCTGCGGGGGGCTCTCCGAGGGCTTCCACCAGGCAG GCGTGTCGGAGACGCTGTGGGCCATCGAGATGTGGGAGCCGGCCGCCCAGGCTTTCCGGCTGAACAACCCTGGCACCACCGTCTTCACGGAGGACTGCAACGTCCTGCTGAAGCTGGTCATGTCCGGCGAGAAAACCAACTCGCTGGGGCAGAAGCTGCCGCAGAAGGGGGACGTGGAGATGCTGTGCGGAGGCCCCCCGTGCCAGGGCTTCAGCGGCATGAATCGCTTCAACTCCCGCACCTACTCCAAGTTCAAGAACTCCCTGGTGGTCTCCTTCCTCAG CTACTGCGACTACTACCGGCCGCGGTTCTTCCTGCTGGAGAACGTCAGGAACTTCGTGTCCTTCAAGCGCTCCATGGTGCTGAAGCTCACCCTGCGCTGCCTTGTCCGCATGGGTTACCAGTGCACCTTCGGGGTCCTGCAG GCTGGCCAGTACGGCGTGGCCCAGACGCGGCGGAGAGCCATCGTCCTTGCTGCGGCTCCCGGTGAGAAGCTGCCCATGTTCCCCGAGCCCTTGCACGTGTTTGCGCCCCGTGCCTGCCAGCTGAGCGTGGTGGTGGACGACAAGAAGTTCGTCAGCAACATCACCCG GACGTACTCCGGCCCCTTCCGCACCATCACGGTGCGGGACACCATGTCCGACCTGCCCGAAATCCGGAACGGTGCCTCTGCCCTGGAGATCTCCTACAACGGGGAGCCCCAGTCCTGGTTCCAGCGGCAGATCCGGGGCTCCCAGTACCAGCCCATCCTCAGGGATCACATCTGCAAG GACATGAGCGCCTTGGTCGCGGCGCGGATGAGACACATCCCCCTGGCCCCCGGCTCCGACTGGCGCGACCTGCCCAACATCGAGGTGCGGCTGTCGGACGGCACGACCACGCGCAAGCTGCGGTACACGCACCACGAGAAGAAGAACGGCCGCAGCAGCTCAGGAGCGCTGCGGGGAGTCTGCTCCTGCGCAGAAG GGAAGCCCTGCGACCCCGCGGACCGGCAGTTCAACACCCTCATCCCCTGGTGCCTGCCCCACACCGGCAACCGGCACAACCACTGGGCCGGGCTCTACGGGCGGCTGGAGTGGGACGGCTTCTTCAGCACCACCGTCACCAACCCCGAACCCATGGGCAAGCAG GGCCGGGTTCTGCACCCCGAGCAGCACCGGGTAGTGAGCGTGAGGGAGTGCGCCCGCTCCCAGGGCTTCCCCGATACCTACCGGCTCTTCGGGAACATCCTCGACAAGCACAGACAG GTCGGTAACGCAGTGCCTCCTCCTCTAGCCAAAGCCATCGGGCTGGAGATCAAATCGTGCGTGTTGGCGAAGCTGAGGGAAGACACCGCGG cgCCCAGCGCCCCGGAGAAGATGGAAACGGTGGAACCGGCTGACTGA
- the DNMT1 gene encoding DNA (cytosine-5)-methyltransferase 1 isoform X1, whose translation MAGPGCRLQALERDEESLSEKESVQEKLSLIQGFLQADVQDQLSELEAKLRCEELSEERYLAKVKALLHQELSAENGDAAPLLRASNGCSKNGAYGSDEDSERAGPDGEEDSAMEMEEAAASSSSSTPVPRARKARRSRSNGESKRSPASSRVTRSSGRQPSILSMFSKGSNKRKSEEVNGEVKQEVSAEKEDEEELEEKEQDEKRIKIETKEGSEIKDEITQVKTTTPAKTTPPKCVDCRQYLDDPDLKFFQGDPDDALEEPEMLTDERLSLFDANEDGFESYEDLPQHKVTSFSVYDKRGHLCPFDTGLIERNIELYFSGAVKPIYDDNPCLDGGVRAKKLGPINAWWITGFDGGEKALIGFTTAFADYILMEPSEEYAPIFALMQEKIYMSKIVVEFLQNNRDVSYEDLLNKIETTVPPAGLNFNRFTEDSLLRHAQFVVEQVESYDEAGDSDEPPVLITPCMRDLIKLAGVTLGKRRAVRRQAIRHPTKIDKDKGPTKATTTKLVYLIFDTFFSEQIEKDEKEDDKENAMKRRRCGVCEVCQQPECGKCKACQNMVKFGGSGRSKQACLQRRCPNLAVREADEDEEVDDNIPEMPSPKKMLQGRKKKQNKSRISWVGEPVKSDGKKDYYQRVCIDSETLEVGDCVSVSPDDPTKPLYLARVTAMWEDSSGQMFHAHWFCPGSDTVLGATSDPLELFLVDECEDMQLSYIHGKVNVIYKAPSENWSMEQGGLDMEIKMVEDDGRTYFYQMWYDQEYARFESPPKTEPTEDNKYKFCMSCTRLDEVRHKEIPKVAEPLEEGDGKMFYALATKNGVQYRVGDGVYLLPDAFSFSMKPASPAKRPKKEAVDEELHPEHYRKYSEYIKGSNLDAPDPYRVGRIKEIFCNIRSNGKPNEADIKLRIFKFYRPENTHKSMKASYHADINLLYWSDEETTVDFRAVQGRCTVVYGEDLTESIQDYSAGGLDRFYFLEAYNAKTKSFEDPPNHARSSGNKGKGKGKGKGKGKGKSSVTCEQSEQEPAELKLPKLRTLDVFSGCGGLSEGFHQAGVSETLWAIEMWEPAAQAFRLNNPGTTVFTEDCNVLLKLVMSGEKTNSLGQKLPQKGDVEMLCGGPPCQGFSGMNRFNSRTYSKFKNSLVVSFLSYCDYYRPRFFLLENVRNFVSFKRSMVLKLTLRCLVRMGYQCTFGVLQAGQYGVAQTRRRAIVLAAAPGEKLPMFPEPLHVFAPRACQLSVVVDDKKFVSNITRTYSGPFRTITVRDTMSDLPEIRNGASALEISYNGEPQSWFQRQIRGSQYQPILRDHICKDMSALVAARMRHIPLAPGSDWRDLPNIEVRLSDGTTTRKLRYTHHEKKNGRSSSGALRGVCSCAEGKPCDPADRQFNTLIPWCLPHTGNRHNHWAGLYGRLEWDGFFSTTVTNPEPMGKQGRVLHPEQHRVVSVRECARSQGFPDTYRLFGNILDKHRQVGNAVPPPLAKAIGLEIKSCVLAKLREDTAAPSAPEKMETVEPAD comes from the exons ATGGCCGGCCCCGGCTGCCG GCTGCAAGCTTTGGAGCGGGATGAAGAGAGCCTGAGCGAGAAG GAGAGCGTGCAGGAGAAGCTCAGCCTCATCCAGGGCTTCTTGCAGGCGGATGTGCAGGACCAGCTGAGCGAGCTCGAAGCCAAACTGCGCTGCGAGGAGCTGTCGGAG GAGAGGTACCTGGCCAAGGTGAAAGCCCTGCTCCACCAAGAGCTCTCGGCGGAGAATGGGGACGCGGCGCCGCTGCTGCGGGCGTCCAACGGGTGCTCCAAGAACGGCGCCTACGGCAGCGACGAGGACTCGGAGCGGGCAGGGCCCGACGGGGAAGAGGACAGTGCGATGGAGATGGAGGAAGCGGCcgcctcttcctcttcctcaacCCCCGTGCCGCGGGCCCGCAAGGCCAGGAGGAGCAGATCCAACGGGGAGAGCAAAA GGTCTCCTGCCAGCTCCCGGGTCACCCGCAGCTCCGGCCGGCAGCCGAGCATCCTGAGCATGTTTTCCAAAGG GTCCAACAAACGGAAATCGGAGGAGGTGAACGGGGAGGTGAAGCAGGAGGTGAGCGCGGAgaaggaggatgaggaggagctggaggagaag GAACAAGACGAGAAGAGGATTAAAATCGAAACCAAAGAAGG GTCTGAGATAAAAGATGAAATTACTCAGGTTAAAACTACAACACCTGCTAAA ACCACCCCTCCCAAGTGTGTCGACTGCAGACAGTACCTCGATGACCCTGACCTCAAATTCTTCCAAGGGGATCCCGACGATGCC CTGGAGGAGCCCGAAATGCTGACGGATGAGCGCTTGTCCCTCTTCGACGCGAACGAAGACGGCTTTGAAAGCTACGAGGACCTTCCCCAGCACAAAGTCACCTCTTTTAG CGTCTACGACAAGCGAGGTCACCTGTGCCCCTTTGACACCGGCCTGATCGAGAGGAACATCGAGCTGTATTTCAGCGGAGCTGTGAAGCCCATTTACGACGACAACCCTTGCCTGGACG GAGGGGTGAGAGCCAAGAAGCTGGGGCCCATAAATGCCTGGTGGATCACGGGCTTCGACGGCGGGGAGAAAGCCCTGATCGGCTTCACCACAG CCTTCGCCGACTACATCCTGATGGAGCCCAGCGAGGAGTACGCGCCCATCTTCGCCCTGATGCAGGAGAAGATCTACATGAGCAAGATCGTGGTGGAGTTCCTGCAGAACAACCGCGACGTCAGCTACGAGGATCTGCTCAACAAGATCGAG ACCACCGTGCCTCCCGCGGGGCTGAACTTCAACCGCTTCACAGAGGACTCGCTCCTGCGGCACGCTCAGTTcgtggtggagcaggtggaaaGCTACGACGAAGCCGGGGACAGCGACGAGCCCCCCGTCCTCATCACGCCCTGCATGAGAGACCTGATCAAGCTGGCTGGGGTCACCCTGGGGAAGAG GCGAGCCGTCCGGCGGCAGGCCATCCGGCACCCCACCAAAATAGACAAGGACAAGGGCCCCACCAAGGCCACCACCACCAAGCTGGTGTACCTCATCTTCGACACCTTCTTCTCGGAGCAGATCGAGAAGGACGAGAAGGAGGACGACAAGGAGAACGCCATGAAGCGCCGGCGCTGCGGCGTCTGCGAG GTGTGCCAGCAGCCCGAGTGTGGCAAGTGCAAGGCTTGCCAGAACATGGTGAAGTTTGGGGGCAGCGGACGGAGCAAGCAGGCCTGTTTGCAGAGGAG GTGCCCCAACCTGGCTGTCCGGGAAGCTGACGAGGATGAAGAAGTGGACGATAACATCCCCGAAATGCCGTCGCCCAAAAagatgctgcagggcaggaagaagaagcagaacAAGAGCCGCATCTCCTGGGTGGGCGAGCCGGTCAAG AGCGATGGGAAGAAGGACTACTACCAGAGGGTGTGCATCGACTCGGAGACCCTGGAGGTGGGAGACTGCGTCTCCGTCAGCCCCGACGATCCCACCAAGCCCCTCTACCTCGCCAG GGTGACGGCCATGTGGGAGGACAGCAGCGGGCAGATGTTCCACGCGCACTGGTTCTGCCCGGGCTCGGACACCGTCCTGGGGGCCACCTCCGACCCCTTGGAGCTCTTCCTGGTGGACGAATGCGAGGACATGCAGCTGTCCTACATCCACGGCAAAGTCAACGTCATCTACAAGGCGCCCTCGGAGAACTGGTCCATGGAG CAGGGCGGGCTGGACATGGAGATCAAGATGGTGGAGGACGACGGGAGGACGTACTTCTACCAGATGTGGTACGACCAGGAGTACGCCCGCTTCGAGTCGCCGCCCAAGACCGAGCCCACGGAAGACAACAAGTACAA GTTCTGCATGAGCTGCACGCGTCTGGACGAGGTGAGGCACAAGGAGATACCCAAAGTGGCCGAGCCCCTGGAGGAAGGGGATGGGAAGATGTTCTACGCCCTGGCCACCAAGAACGGAGTGCAGTACAGGGTGGGAGACGGCGTCTACCTGCTGCCCGATGCCTTTTCCTTCAG CATGAAACCCGCCAGCCCGGCCAAGCGCCCCAAGAAGGAGGCGGTGGACGAGGAGCTGCACCCGGAGCACTACCGCAAGTACTCGGAGTACATCAAGGGCAGCAACCTGGATGCCCCCGACCCTTACCGCGTGGGCCGCATCAAGGAGATCTTCTGCAACATCCGCAGCAACGGCAAGCCCAACGAGGCTGACATCAAGCTGCGCATCTTCAAGTTTTACag ACCCGAGAACACGCACAAGTCCATGAAAGCCAGCTACCACGCAGACATCAACCTCCTGTACTGGAGCGACGAGGAGACGACCGTCGATTTCCGTGCTGTGCAGGGCCGCTGCACGGTGGTGTACGGCGAGGACCTGACCGAGAGCATCCAGGACTATTCCGCGGGCGGCCTCGACCGCTTCTACTTCTTAGAG gcTTACAACGCAAAAACCAAGAGCTTCGAAGATCCTCCCAACCACGCGCGGAGCTCCGGGAataaagggaaggggaaaggcaaAGGGAAAG GCAAAGGCAAAGGGAAGTCGTCCGTCACCTGCGAGCAGAGCGAGCAGGAGCCTGCTGAGCTGAAGCTGCCCAAACTGCGGACCTTGGACGTGTTCTCTGGCTGCGGGGGGCTCTCCGAGGGCTTCCACCAGGCAG GCGTGTCGGAGACGCTGTGGGCCATCGAGATGTGGGAGCCGGCCGCCCAGGCTTTCCGGCTGAACAACCCTGGCACCACCGTCTTCACGGAGGACTGCAACGTCCTGCTGAAGCTGGTCATGTCCGGCGAGAAAACCAACTCGCTGGGGCAGAAGCTGCCGCAGAAGGGGGACGTGGAGATGCTGTGCGGAGGCCCCCCGTGCCAGGGCTTCAGCGGCATGAATCGCTTCAACTCCCGCACCTACTCCAAGTTCAAGAACTCCCTGGTGGTCTCCTTCCTCAG CTACTGCGACTACTACCGGCCGCGGTTCTTCCTGCTGGAGAACGTCAGGAACTTCGTGTCCTTCAAGCGCTCCATGGTGCTGAAGCTCACCCTGCGCTGCCTTGTCCGCATGGGTTACCAGTGCACCTTCGGGGTCCTGCAG GCTGGCCAGTACGGCGTGGCCCAGACGCGGCGGAGAGCCATCGTCCTTGCTGCGGCTCCCGGTGAGAAGCTGCCCATGTTCCCCGAGCCCTTGCACGTGTTTGCGCCCCGTGCCTGCCAGCTGAGCGTGGTGGTGGACGACAAGAAGTTCGTCAGCAACATCACCCG GACGTACTCCGGCCCCTTCCGCACCATCACGGTGCGGGACACCATGTCCGACCTGCCCGAAATCCGGAACGGTGCCTCTGCCCTGGAGATCTCCTACAACGGGGAGCCCCAGTCCTGGTTCCAGCGGCAGATCCGGGGCTCCCAGTACCAGCCCATCCTCAGGGATCACATCTGCAAG GACATGAGCGCCTTGGTCGCGGCGCGGATGAGACACATCCCCCTGGCCCCCGGCTCCGACTGGCGCGACCTGCCCAACATCGAGGTGCGGCTGTCGGACGGCACGACCACGCGCAAGCTGCGGTACACGCACCACGAGAAGAAGAACGGCCGCAGCAGCTCAGGAGCGCTGCGGGGAGTCTGCTCCTGCGCAGAAG GGAAGCCCTGCGACCCCGCGGACCGGCAGTTCAACACCCTCATCCCCTGGTGCCTGCCCCACACCGGCAACCGGCACAACCACTGGGCCGGGCTCTACGGGCGGCTGGAGTGGGACGGCTTCTTCAGCACCACCGTCACCAACCCCGAACCCATGGGCAAGCAG GGCCGGGTTCTGCACCCCGAGCAGCACCGGGTAGTGAGCGTGAGGGAGTGCGCCCGCTCCCAGGGCTTCCCCGATACCTACCGGCTCTTCGGGAACATCCTCGACAAGCACAGACAG GTCGGTAACGCAGTGCCTCCTCCTCTAGCCAAAGCCATCGGGCTGGAGATCAAATCGTGCGTGTTGGCGAAGCTGAGGGAAGACACCGCGG cgCCCAGCGCCCCGGAGAAGATGGAAACGGTGGAACCGGCTGACTGA